One genomic region from Spirochaeta lutea encodes:
- a CDS encoding HDOD domain-containing protein, with product MNMYLRGIANLPIMPEVASRILSLNEQNSAYSFEQLEKIVKIDPGLTAKILKVANSALYSRPKEIDNLQTAIGLLGFKNIRSMVVLVTASTMVQASGNHRVLKHLWDESVRSAFYSRLLAIRTGNRDIAEEVFIAALLQDIGKLAFAVSETDAYTTMVEHSHESPPLPDQQLAQEEAKEFGMNHRELGAMILESWKFPDQYIEACRSHGSTTVSLRYRKLLSLISLGSGLSQVPQDKQLDDQSTQQLKTYLRYLGLSEDDLEPFRQQTETELSKDRMFIECRQMIA from the coding sequence ATGAATATGTATCTAAGGGGTATCGCCAACCTTCCCATTATGCCGGAGGTCGCTTCCCGAATCCTCTCACTGAACGAACAGAACAGCGCCTACTCATTTGAACAACTGGAGAAGATCGTCAAAATAGACCCCGGTTTAACGGCAAAAATTCTAAAAGTCGCCAACTCCGCCCTCTATTCCCGCCCCAAAGAAATAGATAATCTGCAGACCGCCATAGGCTTGTTGGGATTTAAAAACATCCGGAGTATGGTCGTATTGGTTACCGCCTCCACCATGGTACAGGCCTCGGGGAACCACCGGGTACTTAAACACCTGTGGGATGAATCGGTTCGGTCTGCATTCTACAGCCGGCTCCTAGCCATTCGAACGGGAAACCGCGATATCGCCGAGGAGGTCTTTATCGCCGCCCTTCTTCAGGATATCGGAAAGCTCGCCTTCGCTGTCAGCGAGACGGATGCATACACTACCATGGTGGAACACAGCCATGAGAGCCCTCCCCTCCCGGACCAGCAGCTCGCCCAGGAGGAAGCTAAAGAATTCGGAATGAACCACCGCGAGCTTGGTGCCATGATCCTGGAAAGCTGGAAGTTTCCCGACCAGTACATAGAAGCGTGCCGGAGCCACGGATCTACCACCGTTTCCCTGCGGTACCGAAAGCTCCTCAGCCTCATCTCCCTGGGGAGCGGCCTCAGCCAGGTCCCCCAGGATAAACAGCTGGATGACCAGAGCACCCAGCAACTTAAAACCTACCTCAGGTACCTGGGTCTGTCCGAGGACGATCTTGAACCGTTCCGTCAGCAAACCGAAACCGAACTCTCCAAGGACCGGATGTTCATTGAATGCCGTCAGATGATCGCCTAG
- the speB gene encoding agmatinase, translating into MSQFREPIFLGSEFDQPKESHALFHVIPVPYEATVSYGQGTKRGPGAIIDASLQLEVFDGTSSPAEECIYTHNDVDCSGTREEIFSRITKAVARPLKADGDKVPVILGGEHSITYPVMQAMVEKYGPDNIGVVQFDAHADLRDRYEGSPYSHASVMRRIHDDLGVAIYQLGIRALCPEEFMYRLERRIPGVDAKVLVPSAMKEILLPESFPEHVFITFDVDALDPSIMPATGTPVPGGLSWYQSLNLLESVAAQRKVVGFDVVELAPMDNFVAPSFAAADLTYKIMGIIARSRLATGPQEHKN; encoded by the coding sequence ATGAGTCAATTTCGAGAACCCATCTTCCTTGGCAGCGAGTTTGATCAACCCAAGGAAAGTCATGCACTGTTTCACGTTATTCCCGTTCCCTACGAAGCCACCGTTTCATACGGGCAGGGAACCAAGCGCGGCCCCGGAGCCATCATCGACGCCAGCCTACAGCTCGAGGTCTTTGACGGAACCAGTTCCCCTGCCGAGGAATGCATCTACACCCATAATGATGTGGACTGCTCAGGAACGAGAGAAGAAATATTCTCGCGGATCACTAAAGCGGTTGCCCGTCCCCTGAAGGCCGATGGAGACAAGGTTCCGGTCATACTGGGGGGTGAACACTCCATAACCTACCCCGTCATGCAGGCCATGGTGGAAAAGTATGGCCCCGATAACATCGGTGTGGTGCAATTTGATGCCCATGCGGATCTGCGGGATAGGTACGAAGGAAGCCCGTACAGTCACGCCAGCGTTATGCGGAGGATCCATGACGATCTTGGTGTAGCCATTTACCAACTGGGTATCAGGGCCCTGTGCCCCGAGGAATTCATGTACCGTCTGGAACGCCGAATTCCCGGGGTAGATGCGAAGGTTCTGGTACCATCTGCAATGAAGGAAATACTGCTTCCCGAATCCTTCCCAGAGCACGTATTCATTACCTTCGATGTAGATGCCCTGGATCCATCAATAATGCCCGCAACGGGTACGCCGGTTCCAGGAGGACTCAGCTGGTACCAAAGCCTCAACCTCCTCGAATCCGTAGCGGCCCAGCGCAAGGTGGTTGGCTTCGATGTGGTGGAATTGGCTCCCATGGATAATTTTGTCGCTCCAAGTTTTGCTGCCGCGGACCTAACATACAAAATCATGGGTATAATTGCTCGTTCACGTCTTGCAACCGGCCCTCAAGAACATAAGAATTAA